The DNA region CCGTGATTGGGTTCGCAAAGGTTTGGAAGCCTACTTCACAGTTTTGATCGAGTTCACTTGGCCCAAAGAACGCATCATGGAAGTTTATTTGAATGTGATCGAAATGGGTCCTGGTGTGTATGGAGTGGAAGCGGCTTCGCAAAAGTACTTTAAAAAAAGCGCCAGGAATCTTTCTTCATCACAAGCCAGTTTGATTGCGGCGGTCCTTCCGAACCCGCGTCGTTTTCGTATCGATCGACCTTCCAACTATGTGGTTCGCCGTCAGCAAAAAATCCTGTATCGCGTAAGCCCGCCATTCCCACGTGAAGAGCGCGCTTCATTTTTGGATTTTTTGGATTTCAAATTCGACTCCGACGAATCCCAAGATTAACAATTACGTAATTCACTCGTCGCGTAAATTCATTTCCATTTCTTAATTTCTAAGAAGAACTATTCAAATTCTTATTTATATTATCATTTTTTCTCGAATGAAAAATGCCTTTTAGTGCGTTCTCGTGTTCTGTTTCGGGGAACATCCGGAACATTCCAGCAGTATTCATTACAAAGAAATTCATATTCTCTTAATTTTCCTAGGGATACGAATTGACTCCAACACAAACACGCATCTTCGAAGTCGGCTCGCACGTAGATTGAATGACTGCAAGATGCTCAAGTAACGGAGAAATGTATATGGACGTAAAACGCGTACTAATCGTACTGGCGGCTCTATTTGTCGGTATGTCATCCCAAGCAAATGAATTCGATGAAGGATCGGGTGAATTCGATTCTCCTGCAAGACCTGGTTATAGCGAAGCCGACATTCAAAAAAAGATTGAGAATGAAATGGCGATCGCGTGCTCAGGAAATCTTTGTAAGGTTGTCGGGCAGGATAATCAGGGTTCTGGTTGGACTGTGCAGTTTCAAGTAGGGTATGGGGATTCCAACAATGGTAACGGCGGTGACAACATTTACATCGGCGGCAATGGCAACGAAAGCAATAGCGACGGCTATGCCAGCGTTACCGTCACTTACCGAAATTTCAAATGTCGCTCCAATCTTCTGGTTACACCAGCTGTGTACAGATTCGTGAATACTTACCTTTACAACATGGTGAACTCTGATGGTTCCGTTAAACGTAACTTCTCGCCAGCAGATCAAACGGTGGTTTTGTTCTACACCACTATGCTTAACAAGGTCAGCGCTTGTGGCATGGGTGGCGTGGTTAATTAGGAGTAGTTATGCGTATCCAGGAGTCTTGCACGTACTTGCTTATGTCGACGATACTTCTTTGCTCCTTGAGCACCCGCGCTCAAGTGCCCGCAGGTTCGTCGGACATCCAGTTAAACAATCTGAGAGTCACAAACAGAGCTCAGTGTGCGCTGGACTCCGAAATCCCGACAGATTCCGTGTTTTTGGTGGTTGATGGCTATAACGCCGGAAAGCTTTCATATTCACTTGCGAAAAATATTGGGGCAGATACCACAGTAATGAGTACTGCAGGCATGCAGGATTTCAGAATTGCTGTCGCAACATTGACCAAAACGATTATCAATCGAATTATGGATGGCAGCCTGCCGCTGCTTCCATTAAATCTTAAGACTTCCAAACTTCAGGTTTATAATACACTGGCAGTTAAGTGTGATAAGAAATCTTATTGTCCTGAATTGAATTCGTATCTTTCACGTATCTGGGAAAACTCTCAAGGGGCTGGTGTCTCCTGGAGTAAAATCGATAACTTCACGGGCGCAAATTTTGTTAAGTCCAAGTCGCGGGATCGCGTCGCCTGTTCCTACCTGAAAAAGTTTTCGGGTCTACAGGGACATCTTCATACTTCGTTGTTGGATGCCGCCTCTTTGCAGGACATGGCTCAGTCCTACATCAACTCACAAAAGAACATCACTTCCTGTGAGGATCGTGATTCCAGTTTGGATTCACGCAATGCAATTATTCAACTGGATCTGAAAACAGACGGAGCCGGGGAATTTGCACAATATGGTTTTGATTTTTGGAATAGCGTAAAAGTGTATCTGTCCTTTGCCTGGAGATATTCGCTTATTCCGTCGCAAGTCAGCCCGCAAATGGGCGAGATATTTAAATCCATTGCTTTGGAAGAGTCTGTGATGATGGTTCCAAATGGATGTAAAAGTGTTGAGAAACCCTCCTGCGATGCGGAGACATTGTCTTTAAATAGTATTCGCGAGCTGGCCAAATCTGGTAACAATCCAATTGATTCATTTAAAGAAAACCCTGAAGGTCCGGAAAAGGGCGCGGTCAATAACGGTGCTCGTTCGGTGAACGAGGATTTCCTGGGCACACGCAGCTATCAGGAAGCCGCTGACTGGGTTGAAAACTTTCGAAAAAACTTCGTTCAAAATCGTGGTTCCATGAAAAATCGTCTGCAAAGCTCCATTCAGTTTTTGAATGTGATGTCAGGGGCGATGACGGCACCGGAGCTGGCGGAATTTGTTAAGCCTTTGGCTTTCGTCGGCAACTACAGCAAAACCCATCGTGATGAGCTTTATTATCTATGTACTGAGACTCGTCTGGCGGCTGACCAACGCTTGGACTTTATGAAGTCCGGCATCGACAAAGTTAAAAATCTTTCCGTCATGAAAAAAGCATTCGAAGTCTCGCCAAAGTCGCTGGATCAAATGTCTGAATATTTTGACAGTGCTGGCCGCCAGATTGTGGGATTTTGTGATTCTTTGGAAACTCAAAACATCTGGAATGTCGCTGGCTATCAGGTGAACAAAGATGGTTTCAAACCCTGGGTTAAAGAGCTTTTAAATATTCCTCAGACGGAAGTGCCAGCAGTCGTTGATACCGCACCATCGTTGTATGGACAAGCGGCTCTATTGCTGTGGGATAAAAGCAAGCCGGCGGAAGGTGGCAATATCATTTGTGCTTCCGGTATCGACTGCGCCCGCAAGATGACGAAAGCGATGGTGGATCTGTATGCCATTTCCAAGTATGCCGATGCCTTTCTTCCGGTATCCTCCACAGTGTCATCGCCGGATGTTTTCAATCCATATGCGGAGTTAAAGGCATGCAAAATCTATGATCCTTGGTACCAAACCCGCAGAGCGAACAAACGCCTCTTTGCGGATCTTACCAGCACGGCGCTATTTGGTTGGAATGCATTGCCTCTTTATGTTGACGTGGACTTTTCGGCTCCTAAGGTCACCAGTCTAAAGCAGATGATAGACAATGGGACCGTCAAGTTTGATCCGGTTCTGCAAAAATCAAAAATGCAGTACTCAATCCTGGCAGATTTCGGTCCCTTGGTGGGCGCACCTTGTGCAGTTTCCATTGCGCCGAACAGTGCCAAGGCCTTCAACTTTTATGCTTTCAATGGCATCACTATGAACTACTGTGATTCCCGTTCCAATGGAACCTCGATCGGCGAGGTGAGTGGAAATGTAAATAACAATCAGCCCAAGTCGCGGGCCTACTGCGGTGGTTGTTCAATCAACTTTGTGGGTGTGACTTCAAGTGCGGCGATGACCTCTGGTGGGTGGCTGCCGGTAAATCCAATCAAGCTGGGAATTTACTTTTTCAGATCCATCCATCGTTTCGTTCAGGCAAAAAAGGATAAAGTTAATATCCCGCTAGCTCAGGAAGTTAACCTGAAAAAAGCTGCTGAAACATATCAGAAATACGGATTCATTCCAGAACATTGCGTAGAGCAGTTAGGTGCGGGCGTTGGTTGCTATCACAGTATCTGTGCTGCCAAAGCCGCTGACTTTTTTGAAAAAACCACGGGCCGGAAGGTTGAAGAGTTGGTGCCGGATACATCGGCACCTACCACCTCCTCAATCACCAAGGCAGTCATTATCAAATCATCTCTATGTTCAGGTGAGGTTCGCTTGAAGTTCAACTGCAGTGATGATGGCAAAAAGTTTTCTACCTACGATCGATTCGGCGGAATGTACGGTCGTACGAAGGAATGCCGCGATGCTATCGGGCA from Bdellovibrio sp. GT3 includes:
- a CDS encoding protease — protein: MDVKRVLIVLAALFVGMSSQANEFDEGSGEFDSPARPGYSEADIQKKIENEMAIACSGNLCKVVGQDNQGSGWTVQFQVGYGDSNNGNGGDNIYIGGNGNESNSDGYASVTVTYRNFKCRSNLLVTPAVYRFVNTYLYNMVNSDGSVKRNFSPADQTVVLFYTTMLNKVSACGMGGVVN